In Elusimicrobium sp. An273, a genomic segment contains:
- the radA gene encoding DNA repair protein RadA, whose amino-acid sequence MKFKTVFVCQKCGYESPKWAGKCPDCGEWNTLVEEVKQQESKKAPARTRSFTDFSSEVVKLSESKSVQEPRIQTHIPEFDRLLGGGLVRGQLTLLAGAPGIGKSTLMLQVAAELSKTLKVLYISGEESIGQISGRARRLQVQGENIFLLCETDIQKIVESVEQVNPEVLILDSIQTVYHPEFTSSAGTVAQVRECTSELVRLCKPKGIITFVLGHVTKDGELAGPKILEHMVDCVLYFDTEKDNVLRLLRPHKNRFGSTSEIGLFKMTSAGLESVENASEYFAQTSRDRALKGRAYSLAAEGSRPLLTEVQALVSPTRYPFPRRVATGVDLNRCLMLFAALEKHIGLPLDNKDIFVSLTGGVKLKDPALDLAVCAAVISSCRDIPIAPDSVFMAEVGILGQVAKVPLLDRRLEEAQRLGFKKAFCAPVSKTEKQKLQTLSLCELADLNALALKLR is encoded by the coding sequence ATGAAGTTTAAAACGGTTTTTGTCTGCCAGAAATGCGGGTACGAATCCCCCAAATGGGCCGGAAAATGCCCGGACTGCGGGGAATGGAACACGTTGGTGGAAGAGGTAAAACAGCAGGAAAGCAAAAAAGCGCCCGCGCGCACACGCAGCTTTACGGATTTTTCATCCGAAGTAGTAAAACTTTCCGAAAGCAAATCCGTGCAGGAACCCCGCATCCAAACACATATCCCCGAATTTGACCGGCTGCTTGGCGGGGGCCTTGTCAGAGGGCAGCTTACGCTTTTGGCCGGTGCGCCGGGCATCGGCAAGTCCACCCTGATGCTGCAGGTGGCGGCGGAACTTTCCAAAACCTTAAAAGTACTGTACATTTCCGGCGAAGAAAGCATCGGCCAGATTTCCGGCCGCGCCCGCCGGCTGCAGGTGCAGGGGGAAAATATCTTTTTGCTGTGCGAGACAGACATCCAGAAAATTGTGGAGTCGGTAGAACAGGTAAACCCGGAAGTGCTGATTTTGGATTCCATCCAAACGGTGTACCACCCGGAATTTACGTCTTCTGCCGGCACGGTGGCGCAGGTGCGCGAATGCACCAGCGAGCTGGTGCGCCTGTGCAAACCCAAAGGAATTATCACGTTCGTGCTGGGGCACGTAACCAAAGACGGCGAGCTGGCCGGGCCGAAAATTTTGGAACATATGGTGGACTGCGTGTTGTATTTTGACACGGAGAAAGACAACGTTCTTCGCCTGCTGCGCCCGCACAAAAACCGCTTTGGCTCCACCAGCGAAATCGGCCTGTTTAAAATGACGTCTGCCGGCTTGGAATCGGTGGAAAATGCCAGCGAATACTTTGCCCAAACCTCGCGCGACCGCGCCCTAAAAGGCCGGGCGTACTCGTTGGCGGCGGAAGGCTCGCGCCCGCTGCTGACCGAGGTGCAGGCGCTCGTATCGCCTACGCGCTATCCGTTTCCGCGGCGGGTGGCCACGGGGGTGGATTTAAACCGGTGCCTGATGCTGTTTGCAGCACTGGAAAAACACATCGGCCTGCCGCTTGACAATAAAGACATTTTCGTCAGCTTAACGGGCGGCGTGAAGCTAAAGGATCCGGCGCTGGATTTGGCCGTGTGCGCGGCGGTAATCAGCTCCTGCAGGGATATTCCCATCGCGCCCGACAGCGTATTTATGGCGGAAGTGGGCATTTTGGGGCAAGTGGCCAAGGTGCCGCTTTTAGACAGACGGCTGGAAGAAGCGCAGCGGCTGGGATTTAAAAAAGCTTTTTGCGCACCCGTGTCTAAAACGGAGAAGCAAAAACTCCAAACGCTTTCGCTGTGCGAGCTGGCGGATTTAAACGCGCTGGCCCTTAAACTGCGCTAA
- the cysS gene encoding cysteine--tRNA ligase translates to MMYLYNTATRHKDEFKPQNEKQVTMYCCGPTVYNYAHIGNLRTYIFEDLLARTIRLHYPLKHVMNVTDVGHLVSDADDGEDKMEVATAREGKSAWDIAKFYEAKFWQDYDALHCSRPSVISRATEHIKEMIALVKTLEEKGYTYRTSDGIYYDTSKFPRYDALVGHARISGLQGGARVEMSDEKRNPTDFALWKFSPKDKKRQMEWDSPWGVGFPGWHIECSAMAMKYLGHTLDIHCGGIDHVTIHHTNEIAQSEAATGEKYVNYWVHGEFLILRSGKMSKSGGTFVTLDVLREKGYEPLAYRYLCLGAHYRTQLEFSYESMDSAAKSLKNLRALCSQVRTAAQNRAQQTDKSRAWKEKFTAAMEDDLNAPKALALAWEAVRNAELTPGEKLDFLQFADTILALDLFVQPEVSSEPLPEEVTRLLEERARARAAKDWKKSDELRDAIAQKGYVVKDTPKGQQTEKK, encoded by the coding sequence ATGATGTATTTGTACAATACGGCCACCCGGCATAAAGACGAATTTAAACCGCAAAATGAAAAACAGGTAACGATGTACTGCTGCGGGCCGACCGTTTACAATTATGCCCACATCGGCAATTTGCGCACGTATATTTTTGAAGATTTGCTGGCGCGCACCATTCGCCTGCATTATCCGCTGAAACACGTGATGAACGTAACGGATGTGGGGCACTTGGTGTCCGACGCGGACGACGGCGAAGATAAAATGGAAGTGGCCACCGCCCGCGAAGGAAAAAGCGCGTGGGATATCGCCAAATTTTATGAAGCTAAATTCTGGCAGGATTACGACGCGCTGCACTGCTCGCGCCCGAGTGTCATCAGCCGGGCTACCGAGCATATCAAAGAAATGATTGCGCTGGTAAAAACCCTGGAAGAAAAAGGCTATACCTACCGCACGTCGGACGGTATTTATTACGATACGTCCAAATTCCCGCGCTATGACGCGCTGGTGGGCCATGCGCGCATCAGCGGCCTGCAAGGCGGCGCGCGGGTGGAAATGAGTGACGAAAAGCGCAACCCGACGGATTTTGCCTTGTGGAAATTCTCCCCCAAGGATAAAAAACGCCAAATGGAATGGGACAGCCCGTGGGGGGTCGGTTTCCCCGGCTGGCATATTGAATGCTCGGCCATGGCAATGAAGTACCTGGGACATACGCTGGATATTCACTGCGGCGGGATTGACCACGTCACCATCCACCACACCAACGAAATCGCCCAGAGCGAAGCCGCCACCGGCGAAAAATACGTCAATTATTGGGTGCACGGCGAATTTTTGATTTTGCGTTCGGGCAAAATGTCCAAGTCCGGTGGCACTTTTGTGACGCTGGATGTATTGAGAGAAAAAGGATACGAGCCGCTGGCCTACCGGTATTTATGCTTGGGTGCGCATTACCGCACGCAATTGGAATTTTCGTATGAAAGTATGGACAGCGCCGCCAAGAGCTTAAAGAATTTGCGCGCTTTGTGCAGCCAAGTGCGTACGGCGGCGCAAAACCGCGCGCAGCAAACCGACAAATCCCGTGCGTGGAAAGAAAAATTTACGGCTGCCATGGAAGACGATTTAAACGCGCCCAAAGCGCTGGCTCTTGCGTGGGAAGCCGTACGGAACGCCGAATTGACGCCCGGGGAAAAGCTGGATTTTTTGCAGTTTGCCGACACGATTCTTGCGCTGGATTTGTTTGTCCAGCCGGAAGTTTCTTCCGAGCCGCTTCCTGAAGAAGTAACCCGGCTTTTGGAAGAACGCGC
- a CDS encoding PIN/TRAM domain-containing protein produces the protein MPIWIFRISTLVAFPFLTYNFIDKEWMSLLAGLLCGALVVGGEVLFKRLRLIKIMIACSGFLLGYMLYVFFDYGMIHFAEADVMNFWMTYGRDIEIGLIIFGVIASLIKSRDLEGLSYTGHHLKVADVTALMDGRIVDLCEINFLSGIIVLPVFVLDELNKMAASKDPLERAKGRRGLDVAARLRELSEIAVRVTSKTPKADTMEERVVKLAKSLDAEVVTLDFNVNKIAALHDVIALNIADLATALKPVVLPGESMSLFIMKDGKEKEQGIGYLDDGTMVVVEDGRKYIGKRAEVSVYSILQTSSGRMIFAKIK, from the coding sequence ATGCCTATTTGGATTTTCCGTATTTCCACGTTGGTGGCTTTTCCTTTTCTGACGTACAATTTTATCGATAAAGAATGGATGAGCCTGTTGGCGGGCCTGCTGTGCGGCGCGCTGGTGGTGGGGGGCGAAGTGCTGTTTAAACGCCTGCGCCTGATTAAAATTATGATTGCCTGCTCCGGCTTTTTGCTGGGGTATATGCTGTATGTGTTTTTTGACTACGGCATGATTCATTTCGCCGAAGCGGACGTAATGAACTTTTGGATGACGTACGGGCGCGACATTGAAATCGGCCTCATCATATTCGGCGTCATTGCGAGCCTGATTAAATCGCGCGATTTGGAAGGGCTTTCCTACACCGGGCACCATTTGAAAGTAGCCGACGTAACGGCGCTGATGGACGGGCGCATCGTAGATTTGTGCGAAATTAATTTTCTCTCCGGCATTATCGTGCTGCCGGTTTTCGTATTAGACGAGCTGAACAAAATGGCGGCCTCCAAAGACCCGCTGGAACGCGCCAAAGGACGGCGCGGGCTGGACGTGGCGGCGCGCCTGCGGGAGCTGAGCGAAATTGCCGTGCGGGTTACTTCCAAAACGCCCAAAGCCGACACGATGGAAGAACGCGTGGTAAAACTGGCCAAAAGCCTGGACGCGGAAGTGGTTACCCTGGATTTTAACGTCAACAAAATCGCCGCCTTGCACGACGTAATTGCCTTGAACATTGCCGACTTGGCCACCGCCTTAAAACCGGTAGTGCTGCCGGGGGAAAGCATGTCGCTGTTTATTATGAAAGACGGCAAAGAAAAAGAACAGGGCATCGGCTACTTGGACGACGGAACAATGGTCGTGGTGGAGGACGGACGCAAATACATCGGCAAACGGGCGGAAGTATCCGTTTATTCCATTTTGCAAACGTCTTCTGGCCGGATGATTTTTGCCAAAATTAAATAA
- the ispD gene encoding 2-C-methyl-D-erythritol 4-phosphate cytidylyltransferase: protein MNRTGFSSAVLVAGGSGKRMGRPKQMLPLGGKPVLVRTIEAFQKCPDVREIVVVTPPENRAELNKYFTDLIYADPGDTRLESVKNGFAQTSAAAQTIAVHDGARPLVNPQHIEQCLQAALQFGAAVLAVPVKDTIKVGQNGVVEKTLDRSVLWAAQTPQCYRREVLARALEQFGQKKDATDESQLVEKTGVAVHLVPSDYKNNKITTPEDLVFAEALVEEKTVYRTGFGFDLHRLEPGRKLYVGGVEIPHTKGFLGHSDGDLVLHALCDAVLGALCAGEIGILFPPTDDSIKGISSVTIAKKVLEIVRAHHAEIDHIDATIITQEPKMKPHYDAVRHSLAKVFEMPVERVSFKSKSHEHVGEIGRGEAAMCQAVATLKLRSSL, encoded by the coding sequence ATGAATCGGACGGGTTTTTCTTCAGCGGTGTTGGTAGCGGGGGGAAGCGGCAAACGAATGGGCCGCCCCAAACAAATGCTGCCGCTTGGAGGAAAACCCGTTTTGGTTCGTACGATAGAAGCCTTTCAAAAATGCCCCGACGTTCGGGAAATTGTAGTGGTTACCCCGCCGGAAAACCGTGCGGAATTAAATAAGTATTTTACGGATTTAATCTATGCAGACCCCGGGGATACCCGGTTGGAATCGGTCAAAAACGGCTTTGCCCAAACGTCTGCGGCGGCGCAAACAATCGCCGTGCACGACGGCGCCCGCCCGCTGGTCAACCCGCAGCATATTGAACAATGTTTGCAGGCGGCCCTGCAGTTTGGCGCGGCGGTGCTGGCCGTACCGGTAAAAGATACCATTAAAGTGGGCCAAAACGGCGTTGTGGAAAAGACGTTAGACCGCTCCGTGTTATGGGCGGCCCAAACGCCGCAATGCTACCGCCGGGAAGTGCTGGCCCGCGCCCTAGAGCAGTTTGGCCAGAAAAAAGACGCCACCGACGAATCGCAGCTGGTGGAAAAAACGGGCGTTGCGGTGCATTTGGTGCCGTCTGATTATAAAAACAATAAAATTACCACGCCGGAAGACTTGGTGTTTGCGGAGGCGCTTGTAGAAGAAAAAACGGTGTACCGAACCGGATTTGGTTTTGATTTGCACCGCCTGGAACCGGGGCGGAAATTGTATGTGGGCGGGGTGGAAATTCCGCACACGAAGGGCTTTTTGGGCCATAGCGACGGGGATTTGGTGCTGCACGCTCTGTGCGATGCTGTTTTGGGCGCGTTGTGTGCGGGCGAAATCGGTATTTTGTTCCCGCCAACGGATGATTCCATTAAAGGCATTTCCAGCGTGACGATTGCCAAAAAAGTGTTGGAAATCGTCCGCGCGCACCACGCGGAAATTGACCATATAGACGCCACCATCATAACCCAAGAACCCAAAATGAAACCGCATTACGACGCGGTGCGTCACTCGCTGGCCAAGGTGTTTGAAATGCCGGTGGAACGCGTGAGTTTTAAATCAAAAAGCCACGAACACGTGGGCGAAATCGGCCGCGGCGAAGCGGCCATGTGCCAGGCCGTGGCTACATTAAAATTAAGGAGCAGCTTATGA